The Sphingobacterium bambusae genome includes a window with the following:
- the miaB gene encoding tRNA (N6-isopentenyl adenosine(37)-C2)-methylthiotransferase MiaB: protein MLELEHTTKTHDEARQGEALDMLPTGKSTGRKLYIESYGCQMNFSDSEIVASILLDNGFETTKDYKEADVVFINTCSIRENAEQRVRNRLKEFESAKNRNPGMIVGVLGCMAERLKSKFLEEEKLVDVVVGPDAYRDLPNLIGKVDDGNKAVNVLLSREETYADINPVRLNSNGISAFVSIMRGCDNMCSFCVVPFTRGRERSRDHQSIVKEAHELFQAGYKEVTLLGQNVDSYKYSAPVAEGEEPKPTVNFAQLLAMVAEVSPELRVRFSTSHPKDITDEVLYTMARYENICKYIHLPVQSGNSRVLDLMNRTYDRAWYIERVDAIRRIIPECGISTDVITGFCTETEEEHEETLSMMDYVKYDFAYMFAYSERPGTLAAKRYADDIPEDVKKRRLTEVVNKQQQHSLFRAQNFVGKVHKVLIEGFSKRSDQDYCGRNDQNTMVVFPVDSRFKPGQYVHVLAERCTSATLMGKIVD from the coding sequence ATGCTAGAATTAGAACATACTACGAAAACGCACGATGAGGCTCGTCAGGGAGAGGCTTTGGATATGTTGCCGACAGGAAAATCGACGGGTCGCAAATTGTATATCGAAAGTTATGGCTGTCAGATGAATTTTTCTGATAGTGAGATTGTTGCGTCTATTTTGCTGGATAATGGTTTTGAAACGACAAAGGACTATAAAGAGGCCGATGTGGTATTTATCAACACCTGTTCTATCCGCGAAAATGCGGAGCAAAGGGTGCGCAATCGACTGAAGGAGTTTGAGTCGGCCAAAAACCGTAACCCAGGAATGATTGTGGGCGTGCTGGGCTGTATGGCGGAGCGTTTGAAGTCCAAATTCTTAGAGGAGGAGAAATTGGTCGATGTAGTGGTAGGGCCTGATGCTTACCGCGATTTGCCGAATTTGATTGGCAAGGTAGACGATGGAAACAAAGCTGTCAATGTGCTCTTGTCCCGTGAGGAGACCTACGCTGATATCAATCCGGTACGTCTGAATTCCAACGGTATATCGGCATTCGTTTCCATTATGCGTGGTTGTGACAATATGTGTTCCTTCTGTGTTGTTCCGTTTACGCGCGGACGTGAGCGCAGCCGTGATCACCAATCTATCGTGAAAGAAGCGCATGAACTATTCCAAGCAGGCTATAAAGAAGTGACATTGCTGGGGCAAAATGTAGATTCCTATAAGTATAGTGCGCCAGTGGCAGAGGGTGAAGAACCCAAACCCACTGTTAACTTTGCGCAGCTGTTGGCGATGGTGGCCGAGGTGAGCCCTGAGCTTCGCGTTCGTTTTTCTACCTCTCATCCCAAAGATATTACCGACGAGGTATTGTACACGATGGCTCGTTACGAGAACATCTGTAAATACATACACCTGCCTGTACAATCTGGCAACTCTCGCGTACTGGATCTGATGAATCGTACCTACGATCGCGCTTGGTATATTGAACGCGTAGATGCTATCCGTCGTATTATCCCAGAATGCGGTATCTCTACCGATGTGATTACAGGCTTCTGTACCGAAACGGAAGAAGAACATGAGGAAACATTGTCCATGATGGATTATGTAAAATATGATTTTGCCTATATGTTTGCTTACTCGGAGCGTCCCGGAACTTTGGCCGCAAAACGTTATGCTGACGATATTCCGGAAGATGTGAAAAAGAGACGTCTCACGGAGGTTGTTAATAAACAGCAACAACATAGCCTTTTCCGTGCGCAAAATTTTGTGGGCAAAGTGCACAAGGTACTTATCGAAGGTTTCTCTAAGCGTTCGGATCAAGATTATTGTGGTCGAAATGACCAGAATACCATGGTAGTGTTCCCTGTAGATAGCCGTTTCAAGCCGGGGCAATATGTACATGTCTTGGCTGAGCGTTGTACCTCGGCTACTTTGATGGGTAAAATTGTGGACTAA
- a CDS encoding sigma-54 interaction domain-containing protein: MDIQDVKNRFGIIGNSPLLNRAIDVAKQVAPTDISVLIQGESGSGKEVFSHIIHQLSARKHGSFIAVNCGAIPEGTIDSELFGHEKGSFTGAHEARKGYFEVVDGGTIFLDEVGELPLGTQARLLRVLETGEYIRVGSSKVQKTNVRVVAATNVDVYEAVKKGKFREDLYYRLNTVPLRIPSLRERKEDVNLLFRKFIVDFSDKYRTPGVQLTPDAQDMLMNYNWPGNVRQLKNIAEQIAVLERERVVNAPILAKYLPVEQMSSLPALVKESSKEDFSERDLLYKVLFDMKKDMVDLKKLVVELIQNGVNPGTFEENSPYINQLYNEVTPSSAYLGEEVSSPKLTIHNPNQVSKSNGDYMSYETQDAEEVEESLSLLDKESDLIRKALRKHKGKRKAAARELGISERTLYRKIKDLNLD; the protein is encoded by the coding sequence GTGGATATTCAAGATGTTAAAAATAGATTTGGAATAATTGGGAATTCCCCGTTGCTAAATCGGGCAATCGATGTGGCAAAACAGGTGGCTCCCACCGATATTTCGGTGTTGATTCAGGGAGAGAGTGGATCCGGTAAGGAAGTTTTTTCCCATATTATTCATCAGCTGAGCGCACGCAAGCATGGTTCTTTTATTGCGGTAAACTGTGGAGCAATACCAGAGGGAACGATAGATTCAGAGCTTTTTGGGCACGAAAAAGGATCGTTTACAGGTGCGCACGAGGCTCGGAAAGGATATTTTGAGGTCGTTGATGGCGGCACCATCTTTTTAGATGAGGTTGGCGAGCTGCCTTTGGGCACCCAAGCGCGTTTGCTACGCGTATTGGAAACAGGTGAATATATCCGGGTAGGATCGTCAAAGGTACAGAAAACCAATGTTCGCGTTGTTGCAGCGACGAATGTCGATGTGTATGAGGCTGTGAAGAAAGGGAAGTTTCGTGAAGATCTGTATTATCGCTTGAATACCGTCCCGCTGCGTATTCCGTCCTTGCGCGAGCGCAAAGAAGATGTCAACCTGTTGTTTCGTAAGTTTATTGTAGACTTTTCCGATAAATACCGCACACCAGGGGTTCAACTGACGCCCGATGCACAGGACATGTTGATGAACTACAATTGGCCGGGTAATGTTCGGCAGCTGAAAAATATAGCTGAGCAGATTGCTGTCTTGGAACGAGAACGCGTGGTTAATGCGCCAATCTTGGCAAAATATCTACCGGTAGAACAAATGTCATCCCTTCCCGCTTTGGTGAAGGAATCCAGCAAGGAGGATTTCTCCGAGCGCGATTTGTTGTACAAGGTGCTGTTCGACATGAAAAAGGATATGGTGGATTTAAAGAAACTTGTCGTTGAATTAATCCAAAATGGGGTCAATCCGGGCACGTTTGAAGAAAATTCTCCGTATATTAATCAATTATATAACGAAGTTACCCCTTCTTCTGCCTATCTTGGGGAAGAAGTCTCTTCGCCGAAGCTGACGATCCACAACCCCAACCAAGTATCCAAGTCCAATGGCGACTATATGTCCTATGAAACGCAGGATGCGGAGGAGGTCGAGGAATCGTTGTCTTTGTTGGACAAGGAGTCCGACTTGATACGTAAAGCTTTGCGTAAACACAAGGGTAAGCGGAAGGCCGCAGCGCGCGAATTGGGGATTTCGGAACGCACTTTGTACAGAAAAATAAAAGATTTAAATTTAGATTAG
- a CDS encoding LptE family protein translates to MRRFFTVFSLWTLVLVMGFSSCKVKYSFSGGSIPENMKTVNVQFFENIAPMVYPTLGQNFTEGLKERIRSQSRLSQVNGDADAMFEGVITGYDISPAAVEANSDRAALNRLTITIKVKYTNRLDQTGESNFEQSFTQFREFSGQVQSQEETLNTEIIRLLTEDIYNRAFANW, encoded by the coding sequence ATGCGAAGATTTTTTACTGTATTTTCTCTATGGACTTTGGTGCTCGTGATGGGATTCTCCAGTTGCAAAGTAAAGTATAGTTTTAGTGGTGGGTCTATCCCTGAAAATATGAAGACCGTGAATGTGCAGTTTTTTGAAAATATTGCACCCATGGTTTATCCTACGTTGGGCCAAAATTTTACGGAAGGATTGAAGGAGCGTATCCGTAGCCAGTCTCGCTTGAGTCAGGTGAACGGAGATGCTGATGCGATGTTTGAAGGCGTCATTACTGGCTATGATATCAGCCCCGCTGCCGTCGAAGCCAACTCGGATAGAGCAGCCCTCAACAGATTGACCATAACCATCAAGGTTAAGTATACCAACCGATTAGATCAAACGGGCGAGAGCAATTTCGAACAATCTTTTACCCAGTTTCGTGAATTTTCCGGACAGGTGCAGAGCCAAGAGGAAACCTTGAATACGGAGATCATTCGGCTGTTGACAGAGGATATTTACAATAGGGCATTTGCAAACTGGTAA
- the secG gene encoding preprotein translocase subunit SecG: MQTFLIILIVLVSVLLSLMVLIQNPKGGGLSSGFAGSSNLMGVQRTGDFLEKGTWGLAIALMVFCLAINIVGPSAGKAGGGLGDQIEAPAQTSPLNLNGPAQQQTPATAAPTAADTAK, translated from the coding sequence ATGCAAACATTTTTAATTATCCTGATTGTCTTGGTAAGTGTTTTATTATCACTTATGGTGCTGATTCAAAATCCAAAAGGAGGAGGTTTGTCATCAGGATTTGCCGGAAGTTCAAATTTGATGGGTGTACAACGTACAGGCGACTTTTTAGAAAAAGGAACTTGGGGCTTAGCAATTGCTTTGATGGTATTTTGTTTGGCGATCAATATCGTAGGACCTTCTGCAGGAAAAGCAGGTGGTGGTCTTGGCGATCAAATTGAAGCGCCTGCACAAACGTCTCCATTAAACCTTAACGGTCCAGCACAACAGCAAACGCCAGCGACAGCTGCACCAACGGCTGCAGATACCGCTAAGTAA
- a CDS encoding co-chaperone GroES, which produces MALSIKPIGDRVVVEAAPAEEKTASGLYIPDTAKEKPSQGTIVAVGSGKPEEPLTVQVGDKVLYGKYAGTEITYEGKEYLIMRESDIYAVL; this is translated from the coding sequence ATGGCATTAAGCATTAAACCTATCGGAGACAGAGTTGTCGTTGAAGCAGCTCCTGCAGAAGAAAAAACAGCATCAGGCCTATACATTCCTGATACGGCTAAAGAAAAGCCTTCTCAAGGTACTATTGTAGCAGTTGGTTCAGGTAAGCCAGAAGAGCCGCTTACTGTTCAGGTAGGTGATAAAGTTTTATATGGCAAGTACGCTGGTACAGAAATCACTTACGAAGGTAAAGAATATTTGATTATGCGTGAGTCCGATATCTACGCAGTATTATAA
- the groL gene encoding chaperonin GroEL (60 kDa chaperone family; promotes refolding of misfolded polypeptides especially under stressful conditions; forms two stacked rings of heptamers to form a barrel-shaped 14mer; ends can be capped by GroES; misfolded proteins enter the barrel where they are refolded when GroES binds) — MAKQVRYNVEARDALKKGVDTLANAVKVTLGPKGRNVIIEKKFGSPMITKDGVSVAKEIDLKDALENMGAQMVKEVASKTADQAGDGTTTATVLAQAIISPGLKSVAAGANPMDLKRGIDKAVAAVVANLKSQSQVVGADNNKIKQVATISANNDDVIGSLIAEAMEKVGNDGVITVEEAKGTETEVKTVEGMQFDRGYLSPYFVTNSDKMEAELESPYILIYDKKISNMKELLPILEKQVQTGKPLLIIAEDLDGEALATLVVNKIRGSLKVAAVKAPGFGDRRKAMLEDIAILTGGTVISEERGFKLENADLSYLGQAEKVVVDKDNTTIINGSGDAEDIKARVAQIRSQIDTTSSDYDREKLQERLAKLSGGVAVLYVGATTEVEMKEKKDRVDDALHATRAAVEEGIVAGGGVAFIRATAALTDLKGANEDETIGVEIIKRAIEEPLRQICNNAGIEGAVVVQKVKEGTADFGYNARTDVYENLIGAGVIDPTKVSRVALENAASIASMLLTTECVLADEPEENPVGAGAPPMGGGMGGMM, encoded by the coding sequence ATGGCAAAACAAGTAAGATATAATGTAGAAGCGCGTGACGCACTGAAAAAAGGTGTTGACACATTGGCAAATGCAGTTAAAGTAACTTTGGGTCCTAAAGGCCGTAACGTAATTATCGAGAAGAAATTCGGATCGCCAATGATCACGAAAGATGGTGTATCGGTAGCGAAAGAAATCGATTTGAAAGATGCCTTGGAAAACATGGGTGCACAAATGGTGAAAGAAGTAGCTTCCAAAACGGCTGATCAAGCGGGTGACGGAACAACGACTGCTACCGTATTGGCGCAGGCTATCATTTCTCCAGGTTTGAAATCTGTTGCGGCAGGAGCAAACCCAATGGACTTGAAACGTGGTATCGATAAAGCTGTTGCAGCTGTTGTTGCTAACCTAAAATCACAATCTCAAGTGGTTGGTGCCGACAACAATAAAATCAAACAAGTAGCAACTATCTCTGCAAACAACGACGATGTAATCGGTTCTTTGATTGCTGAGGCTATGGAAAAAGTTGGTAACGACGGTGTTATCACGGTAGAAGAAGCAAAAGGTACAGAAACTGAAGTGAAAACTGTGGAAGGTATGCAGTTTGATCGTGGTTATTTGTCTCCTTACTTCGTGACCAATTCAGACAAGATGGAAGCAGAGTTGGAAAGCCCTTACATCTTGATCTACGACAAGAAAATCAGCAACATGAAAGAGTTGTTGCCTATCTTGGAGAAACAAGTACAAACAGGTAAACCGTTGCTGATCATTGCTGAAGACCTAGATGGTGAAGCATTGGCTACATTGGTGGTAAATAAAATCCGTGGTTCACTGAAAGTGGCAGCTGTTAAAGCGCCTGGTTTTGGTGATCGTCGTAAAGCGATGTTGGAAGATATCGCGATCTTGACTGGCGGTACAGTAATTTCTGAAGAAAGAGGTTTCAAATTAGAGAATGCTGATCTTTCTTACTTGGGCCAAGCAGAGAAAGTCGTTGTAGATAAAGATAACACAACGATCATCAATGGTTCTGGTGATGCAGAAGATATCAAAGCTCGTGTCGCGCAAATTCGCTCACAAATTGATACCACAAGCTCTGATTACGATCGCGAGAAATTGCAAGAGCGTTTGGCTAAATTGTCTGGTGGTGTTGCCGTGCTTTACGTAGGTGCTACAACCGAAGTAGAGATGAAAGAGAAGAAAGACCGCGTTGACGATGCATTACACGCTACACGTGCAGCTGTAGAAGAAGGTATCGTTGCGGGTGGTGGTGTAGCATTCATCCGTGCTACAGCAGCGCTTACAGATCTTAAAGGTGCTAACGAAGACGAGACTATCGGTGTCGAGATCATCAAACGTGCCATCGAAGAGCCTCTTCGTCAAATCTGTAATAATGCAGGTATCGAAGGTGCGGTTGTTGTACAAAAGGTAAAAGAAGGTACAGCTGATTTCGGTTACAACGCACGTACCGATGTTTACGAAAACTTGATCGGTGCCGGTGTTATCGACCCAACTAAAGTTTCTCGTGTAGCTTTGGAAAATGCAGCGTCTATCGCATCGATGTTGTTGACTACAGAATGTGTTCTTGCTGACGAACCAGAAGAGAATCCAGTAGGTGCTGGTGCTCCTCCAATGGGTGGCGGCATGGGCGGCATGATGTAA
- a CDS encoding M90 family metallopeptidase, with amino-acid sequence MADNKIWTLCVIILAGALLIWYVFKYVGNKKYRKAQSLDGSFIQTILQQKVAFYRQLDAEEQEQFIKRVAYFLATTIISPEKGAQVTNEDRVLVAASATIPLFHFRHWSYENLDEVLIYPGTFNEKYDTDAPDRLVLGMVGDGVMNRKMILSLASLRAGFSAHPSAGNTAIHEFVHLIDKADGDIDGVPNYLIPDELVRPWLKEMHKTMEAIRKDRSDIRDYAATNEAEFLAVVSEYFFQKPKQLEQDHPELYELLNEIYTPSNT; translated from the coding sequence ATGGCAGACAATAAGATATGGACGTTATGCGTCATCATACTGGCAGGGGCCTTACTTATTTGGTACGTATTCAAGTATGTGGGCAACAAAAAATACCGGAAAGCGCAGTCGCTGGACGGCTCTTTTATCCAAACAATACTGCAACAAAAGGTAGCCTTCTATCGGCAGCTTGATGCTGAGGAACAGGAGCAATTTATCAAGCGTGTAGCTTACTTTTTAGCCACCACCATCATCTCGCCAGAGAAAGGTGCACAGGTGACCAACGAAGACCGGGTGCTGGTAGCGGCCAGCGCAACGATCCCGCTCTTTCATTTTCGGCACTGGTCTTATGAAAATCTCGACGAGGTATTGATATACCCCGGCACATTCAACGAAAAATATGATACTGATGCACCCGATCGATTGGTACTGGGCATGGTGGGTGATGGGGTGATGAATAGGAAGATGATCCTGTCGCTAGCATCCTTGCGCGCCGGATTCAGCGCACATCCATCGGCCGGTAACACCGCCATCCATGAATTTGTTCACCTCATTGATAAGGCTGATGGCGACATTGATGGTGTGCCAAACTATCTTATCCCCGATGAGCTGGTACGTCCTTGGCTAAAGGAAATGCACAAAACCATGGAGGCTATTCGTAAGGATCGTTCGGATATTCGCGACTATGCTGCAACAAATGAAGCTGAGTTTTTAGCCGTTGTCTCCGAGTATTTTTTTCAAAAGCCCAAACAGCTGGAGCAGGATCATCCTGAACTGTATGAGCTGCTCAACGAGATATATACGCCTTCGAATACCTAA
- a CDS encoding CD225/dispanin family protein, whose protein sequence is MQKFHYTDGTNTFGPFTVEELQGKGITGDTYVWTEGLPSWVVARQIPELASVISDGQQPYYSSGGATVPPQFGAPRPPVFAQQYGGRPPKTYLVETILTTIFCCWPLGIPSIIYAARVEKKYYAGDISGAEQDSANAKKWMWINVGACIGLWFLYFLIFGLGIFGALMSGHYDY, encoded by the coding sequence ATGCAAAAATTTCACTATACCGACGGTACAAATACTTTTGGTCCTTTTACCGTAGAAGAGCTACAGGGGAAAGGCATCACCGGAGATACCTACGTCTGGACCGAGGGACTACCCAGTTGGGTGGTGGCACGCCAAATACCCGAGTTGGCTTCGGTGATCAGCGATGGGCAGCAGCCTTATTATAGCTCAGGTGGAGCAACGGTGCCACCGCAGTTTGGAGCTCCTAGGCCGCCAGTATTTGCCCAACAGTATGGCGGGAGGCCGCCAAAAACCTATTTGGTCGAGACTATCTTGACAACTATTTTTTGTTGCTGGCCATTGGGAATTCCTTCCATTATCTACGCTGCTCGTGTAGAAAAGAAATACTATGCTGGAGATATCTCTGGGGCCGAACAAGATTCTGCCAACGCGAAAAAATGGATGTGGATCAATGTAGGAGCCTGTATAGGTCTGTGGTTCCTTTATTTCTTGATATTTGGGCTCGGGATTTTCGGGGCGCTTATGAGTGGTCACTACGACTATTAA
- a CDS encoding DUF2752 domain-containing protein produces the protein MRYRANYLILYGLAVLLLALLAYLYYRYDPMEHAWFPKCPFKAVTGLDCPGCGSQRAIHALLHGHFGEAMRHNALILPFIPYLLAGFIFRFVKQPSMLLLRWRKILYGEWAIKVVSVVILLHFVIRNL, from the coding sequence ATGCGCTATCGCGCCAACTATCTTATATTATATGGGCTAGCAGTACTACTGCTAGCACTATTGGCCTATCTATATTATCGGTATGACCCGATGGAGCATGCCTGGTTTCCGAAGTGTCCGTTTAAGGCCGTCACCGGCTTGGACTGTCCGGGTTGCGGCTCGCAACGGGCCATACACGCTTTGCTGCACGGTCATTTCGGCGAAGCCATGCGGCATAATGCACTTATCCTGCCTTTTATTCCCTACCTATTGGCCGGATTTATCTTCCGTTTCGTGAAACAGCCTAGCATGCTGTTGCTTCGTTGGCGCAAAATCTTGTATGGAGAGTGGGCTATAAAGGTCGTTTCCGTCGTTATTCTGCTACATTTCGTGATTCGTAACTTATAG
- a CDS encoding efflux RND transporter periplasmic adaptor subunit, with product MKKISINLLFALGAGVTLYSCTPSKAEKEQEVVMYPVTTAVRVDTSFVKEYVSQIRSVRNIELRALERGYLQHIYVDEGQYVKAGQLLFRIMPQFYEAELKKAQADAKAEEIEMLNSRMLADKDIVSKNELALAQAKLEKANAEVALAKFHVAATEIRAPFDGVIDRLPLKLGSLVDEGELLTSLSDNNQMFAYFNVSEPEYLDYQSNLDTKRGKQEVSLLLANNKLLKYKGEVETVEGEFDSETGNIAFRARFPNSDRLLKNGETGKVRMVVPIKQALVIPQKATYEIQDKKYAYVVDAGGVVHARLLEISHELPDLYVVCGGLSEKDQVLLEGVQKVKEDDHIHVQKVNAKEVLTKLSLKAE from the coding sequence ATGAAAAAGATCAGTATAAATTTACTGTTTGCCTTGGGGGCAGGTGTGACGTTGTACAGCTGTACACCCAGCAAAGCAGAAAAAGAACAAGAAGTAGTTATGTATCCGGTGACCACAGCGGTGCGTGTAGATACATCCTTCGTAAAGGAATATGTATCGCAGATAAGATCCGTGCGCAACATTGAGCTGCGTGCTCTCGAAAGGGGATACTTGCAGCATATATATGTCGATGAAGGACAATATGTAAAAGCGGGGCAACTGTTGTTTCGTATTATGCCGCAGTTTTACGAGGCCGAGCTGAAGAAGGCACAGGCCGATGCAAAAGCCGAGGAAATTGAAATGCTGAATAGCCGTATGCTCGCCGATAAGGATATCGTTTCCAAAAACGAACTCGCGCTAGCACAGGCCAAACTGGAAAAAGCAAATGCAGAGGTTGCCCTAGCGAAGTTTCACGTGGCTGCTACCGAGATTCGTGCGCCTTTTGACGGTGTGATTGATAGACTGCCTCTAAAATTGGGTAGCTTGGTCGATGAGGGCGAACTACTCACCAGCCTATCGGACAACAACCAAATGTTTGCTTATTTCAACGTGTCGGAACCGGAATATCTAGACTACCAATCCAATTTAGATACCAAGCGCGGAAAACAGGAAGTAAGCCTACTATTGGCCAATAACAAATTGCTTAAATACAAAGGTGAAGTAGAGACTGTCGAAGGCGAGTTTGATAGCGAGACAGGAAATATAGCCTTTCGTGCCCGCTTTCCCAATTCGGATCGTTTGTTGAAAAACGGCGAAACGGGCAAGGTACGCATGGTCGTTCCAATCAAGCAAGCGCTCGTTATTCCACAGAAGGCTACCTACGAAATACAGGACAAGAAATATGCTTATGTGGTGGATGCCGGAGGCGTGGTGCATGCCCGTCTGCTGGAGATCAGCCATGAACTGCCCGATCTATATGTGGTCTGTGGAGGCCTGTCGGAGAAGGATCAAGTGCTGCTGGAAGGCGTGCAGAAGGTCAAGGAAGACGACCACATTCATGTGCAGAAAGTGAATGCAAAAGAGGTGTTAACAAAGCTCAGCTTGAAAGCCGAGTAG